From a single Streptomyces rubradiris genomic region:
- a CDS encoding bile acid:sodium symporter family protein: MSQTLTGSVRGLARRVDWYIVALFGAIGIAALVPAEDTAAEAVSWLTKLAIGLLFFLYGARLSPQAALDGVRHWRLHLPVLALTFAAFPLLGLAARLLPDGWLGAELTAGVLFLAVLPSTVQSSIALTSLARGNVAAALCSASFSTVLGVVLTPVLAVALIGGGEGGGIPIGAGQLVDIAVQLLLPFAAGQAVRRWISGWLGRHRKVIGLCDRGSILLVVYAAFSRGMTTGIWQRVSPGRLVLLGVLIAVLLAAALLLADRSARALRLPREDRVTAVFCGATKSLASGLPMASVLFPADEVAMTVLPLMLYHTLQLVVCAALARRLSRTAPPAPTSAPPPVPAASTPAPPPTPPRTGRR; this comes from the coding sequence ATGTCTCAGACGCTCACAGGCTCGGTCCGCGGTCTGGCGCGCCGTGTCGACTGGTACATCGTCGCGCTGTTCGGCGCGATCGGGATCGCCGCGCTCGTCCCGGCCGAGGACACGGCGGCCGAGGCCGTCTCGTGGCTGACCAAGCTGGCGATCGGCCTGCTGTTCTTCCTCTACGGCGCCCGGCTCTCCCCGCAGGCCGCGCTGGACGGCGTACGGCACTGGCGGCTGCATCTCCCGGTGCTCGCCCTGACGTTCGCCGCCTTCCCGCTGCTCGGCCTGGCGGCGCGGCTGCTGCCGGACGGGTGGCTCGGCGCCGAACTGACCGCCGGTGTCCTCTTCCTGGCCGTGCTGCCGTCCACCGTGCAGTCCTCCATCGCCCTCACCTCCCTGGCCCGCGGCAACGTGGCCGCGGCCCTGTGCTCCGCGTCCTTCTCCACGGTGCTGGGCGTGGTGCTCACCCCGGTGCTGGCCGTCGCGCTGATCGGCGGCGGCGAGGGCGGCGGAATCCCGATCGGCGCGGGTCAACTCGTCGACATCGCCGTCCAATTGCTGCTGCCGTTCGCCGCCGGACAGGCGGTGCGGCGGTGGATCTCCGGCTGGCTCGGCCGGCACCGCAAGGTGATCGGGCTCTGCGACCGGGGCTCCATCCTGCTCGTCGTCTACGCGGCGTTCAGCCGGGGCATGACCACCGGCATCTGGCAGCGGGTGTCCCCCGGCCGCCTGGTCCTGCTCGGCGTGCTGATCGCGGTCCTGCTCGCCGCCGCGCTGCTGCTCGCCGACCGCTCCGCGCGGGCGCTGCGGCTGCCCCGCGAGGACCGGGTGACGGCGGTCTTCTGCGGGGCGACCAAGAGCCTGGCCAGCGGGCTGCCGATGGCCTCCGTGCTGTTCCCCGCGGACGAGGTCGCCATGACCGTCCTGCCGCTGATGCTCTACCACACCCTCCAGCTGGTGGTCTGTGCCGCGCTCGCCCGCCGCCTCAGTCGGACGGCGCCGCCCGCACCGACCAGCGCTCCTCCACCCGTGCCAGCCGCCAGTACGCCAGCGCCGCCGCCCACACCACCACGAACAGGCCGACGATGA
- a CDS encoding HoxN/HupN/NixA family nickel/cobalt transporter, with amino-acid sequence MADAASFRWRREDTVKTAGLLVVILALHVVAFGILCLLVAPRHFEVGSQVFGVGLGITAYTLGMRHAFDADHIAAIDNTTRKLMADGKRPVSVGFWFALGHSSVVVLLALLIAGGTSLAGKVMNEGSTTHQVLGVVGTTISGSFLYLIAALNLVALAGILKVFRAMRAGGYDETELERHLEGRGFMNRLLGRLTKSVSRPGQMYPLGFLFGLGFDTATEVSLMVMAGSGAAAGLPWYAILCLPLLFAAGMSLFDTLDGTFMNFAYQWAFANPVRKVFYNLAITGLSIAVAFFIGTIELVGVLHEKAGLSDPVTGWVAGLNLDSVGYLIVGLFVVVWAAALAYWRLARVEERWSVRAAPSD; translated from the coding sequence ATGGCTGATGCCGCTTCTTTCCGCTGGCGACGCGAGGACACCGTCAAGACGGCGGGGCTGCTGGTGGTGATCCTCGCCCTGCATGTCGTCGCCTTCGGGATTCTCTGTCTGCTGGTCGCCCCGCGGCACTTCGAGGTCGGTTCACAGGTGTTCGGCGTGGGGCTGGGCATCACCGCCTACACCCTCGGCATGCGCCACGCCTTCGACGCCGACCACATCGCGGCGATCGACAACACCACCCGCAAGCTGATGGCCGACGGCAAGCGGCCGGTGTCGGTGGGGTTCTGGTTCGCGCTCGGGCACTCCAGCGTGGTCGTGCTGCTGGCCCTGCTGATCGCGGGCGGCACCTCGCTGGCCGGGAAGGTGATGAACGAGGGCTCCACCACCCACCAGGTGCTCGGGGTGGTCGGTACGACGATCTCCGGGTCCTTCCTCTACCTCATCGCCGCCCTGAACCTGGTCGCCCTGGCGGGCATCCTGAAGGTGTTCCGGGCGATGCGCGCGGGCGGGTACGACGAGACGGAGCTGGAGAGGCACCTGGAAGGCCGCGGGTTCATGAACCGGCTGCTGGGGCGGCTGACGAAGTCCGTGTCCCGGCCGGGGCAGATGTACCCGCTGGGCTTCCTGTTCGGCCTCGGCTTCGACACGGCCACCGAGGTCAGCCTGATGGTGATGGCCGGCTCGGGAGCGGCGGCCGGCCTGCCCTGGTACGCGATCCTGTGCCTGCCGCTGCTGTTCGCCGCCGGGATGAGCCTGTTCGACACCCTCGACGGCACGTTCATGAACTTCGCCTACCAGTGGGCGTTCGCCAACCCCGTCCGCAAGGTCTTCTACAACCTCGCCATCACCGGTCTGTCCATCGCCGTGGCCTTCTTCATCGGCACGATCGAACTGGTCGGCGTGCTGCACGAGAAGGCCGGCCTCAGCGACCCGGTGACCGGCTGGGTGGCCGGGCTGAACCTGGACAGCGTCGGCTATCTCATCGTCGGCCTGTTCGTGGTGGTGTGGGCGGCGGCGCTGGCGTACTGGCGGCTGGCACGGGTGGAGGAGCGCTGGTCGGTGCGGGCGGCGCCGTCCGACTGA
- a CDS encoding ArsR/SmtB family transcription factor: protein MHLVPADRADRRTIDGHRVCEAIAAIGDAGRLRTWADRFSLLADANRLALLLALHRTGPLAVSDLAIATGMNDPAVSQALRLLRAAGVVAGEKEGRVVRYRVVDEDVRGLLEHCAA, encoded by the coding sequence ATGCATCTCGTTCCTGCCGACCGGGCCGATCGTCGCACCATCGACGGTCACCGGGTGTGCGAGGCGATCGCCGCGATCGGCGACGCGGGGCGTCTGCGCACCTGGGCCGACCGTTTCTCGTTGCTGGCCGACGCCAACCGGCTCGCGCTGCTGCTCGCCCTGCACCGGACCGGGCCGCTGGCCGTCTCGGACCTGGCGATCGCCACGGGCATGAACGACCCGGCCGTCTCGCAGGCCCTGCGGCTGCTGCGCGCGGCCGGGGTCGTGGCGGGGGAGAAAGAGGGGCGCGTGGTGCGCTATCGGGTGGTGGACGAGGACGTGAGGGGCCTGTTGGAGCACTGCGCCGCCTGA
- a CDS encoding glycoside hydrolase family 13 protein has product MADRPPDLSSRNPDWWRQAVIYQIYPRSFADADGDGLGDLRGLTQRLSHLATLGVDALWLSPFYPSELADGGYDVIDPRGVDERLGTLDDFDALVGEAHRLGLKVVVDIVPNHTSHLHRWFREALRAGPGSAARERYVFRPGRGAHGELPPTDWQSVFGGSAWQRVADGEWYLHLFAPEQPDLNWDNEEVRADFRTTLRFWCDRGVDGFRVDVAHGLAKDLTEPLRDLGTLGTAGEAALLHLPPGSHPYWDRDEVHEIYRDWRKIFDAYRPPRMAVAEAWVPGGRRSLYARPDELGQAFNFEYLQARWDADELREIIAGELATARAAGASATWVLSNHDVVRHASRLMLPPGTDPESWLLAHGAAPAVDPAAGLRRARAATLLMLALPGSAYLYQGEELGLPEVADLPTEVLQDPIWEQTGHTRKGRDGCRVPLPWTTSGPSYGFGPGAGWLPQPASFAGYAVQAQAGVEGSTLELYRTALRLRRKLLDGETLTWTPGAPAGVLDFTRTEAWRSVTNLGTEPVPLPPGEVLLSSTPLPGGGVLPPDTTVWLA; this is encoded by the coding sequence ATGGCAGACCGTCCGCCGGACCTCTCGTCCAGGAACCCCGACTGGTGGCGCCAGGCCGTCATCTACCAGATCTATCCCCGCAGTTTCGCCGACGCCGACGGTGACGGTCTCGGTGACCTCAGGGGCCTGACCCAGCGGCTGTCGCACCTCGCCACGCTCGGCGTCGACGCCCTGTGGCTGAGCCCCTTCTACCCCTCCGAGCTCGCCGACGGCGGCTACGACGTCATCGACCCGCGCGGTGTCGACGAACGCCTGGGCACGCTGGACGACTTCGACGCCCTGGTGGGCGAGGCGCACCGGCTGGGCCTGAAGGTCGTCGTGGACATCGTCCCCAACCACACCTCCCATCTGCACCGCTGGTTCCGGGAGGCGCTGCGCGCCGGGCCCGGATCGGCCGCCCGCGAGCGGTACGTGTTCCGGCCGGGACGCGGCGCGCACGGGGAACTGCCGCCCACCGACTGGCAGTCGGTGTTCGGCGGCAGCGCCTGGCAGCGGGTGGCCGACGGGGAGTGGTACCTGCACCTGTTCGCCCCCGAGCAGCCCGACCTGAACTGGGACAACGAGGAGGTCCGCGCCGACTTCCGCACCACCCTGCGGTTCTGGTGCGACCGGGGCGTGGACGGCTTCCGCGTGGACGTCGCGCACGGCCTGGCCAAGGACCTCACCGAGCCGCTGCGGGACCTCGGCACCCTCGGCACGGCCGGCGAGGCGGCCCTGCTGCACCTGCCGCCGGGCAGCCACCCGTACTGGGACCGGGACGAGGTGCACGAGATCTACCGCGACTGGCGCAAGATCTTCGACGCCTACCGCCCGCCCCGCATGGCCGTCGCCGAGGCCTGGGTCCCGGGCGGCCGCCGGTCCCTGTACGCCCGCCCCGACGAACTCGGCCAGGCCTTCAACTTCGAGTACCTCCAGGCCCGCTGGGACGCGGACGAGCTGCGGGAGATCATCGCCGGCGAGCTGGCCACGGCCCGCGCGGCCGGTGCCTCCGCGACCTGGGTACTGTCCAACCACGACGTCGTACGGCACGCCTCCCGGCTCATGCTGCCGCCCGGCACCGACCCGGAGTCCTGGCTGCTCGCCCACGGCGCGGCGCCCGCCGTCGATCCGGCCGCCGGGCTGCGCCGGGCCCGGGCGGCGACCCTGCTGATGCTGGCGCTGCCCGGCTCGGCGTATCTGTACCAGGGCGAGGAACTCGGCCTGCCCGAGGTCGCGGACCTGCCCACGGAGGTGCTCCAGGACCCGATCTGGGAGCAGACCGGCCACACCCGCAAGGGCCGCGACGGCTGCCGGGTGCCCCTGCCGTGGACGACGTCCGGGCCGTCCTACGGCTTCGGGCCCGGCGCCGGCTGGCTGCCGCAGCCCGCGTCCTTCGCCGGCTACGCGGTCCAGGCGCAGGCCGGTGTGGAGGGCTCCACGCTGGAGCTGTACCGCACGGCCCTGCGGCTGCGCCGCAAGCTGCTGGACGGCGAGACGCTGACCTGGACCCCGGGCGCCCCGGCCGGCGTGCTGGACTTCACCCGCACCGAGGCCTGGCGCAGCGTCACCAACCTGGGCACCGAGCCGGTGCCGCTGCCGCCCGGCGAGGTCCTGCTGAGCAGCACCCCGCTGCCCGGCGGCGGGGTGCTGCCGCCGGACACCACCGTGTGGCTGGCCTAG
- a CDS encoding DUF4142 domain-containing protein, translating into MVRFSRNATGTLFVGGAMALTLAALAYPAMLGLSQVSGAPDRVIASTRWGPLTEQDRDFVVKVRAAGLWEYPVGQIGLRKGGSEAVITASRHLVDGHAALDTTCRAIAPLLNITLPDEASPQQRGFVRQLDGESGRRFDTDFANILRMTHGSIFNTVAKIRSTTKNSLVRALADQANDTVLDHISMMEKTGLVDFDRTLFQQTTSPKLPDSDLTPPPPAAGRPEVVLTPPPSATSTPVDIDALAGGGTGAGPSPAPPAG; encoded by the coding sequence ATGGTGCGCTTTTCGCGGAACGCGACCGGAACGCTGTTCGTGGGCGGTGCGATGGCCCTGACCCTCGCCGCGCTCGCCTACCCGGCCATGCTCGGCCTGAGCCAGGTCTCCGGCGCCCCGGACCGTGTCATCGCGAGCACCCGGTGGGGGCCGCTGACCGAGCAGGACCGGGACTTCGTGGTGAAGGTGCGGGCGGCGGGGCTGTGGGAGTACCCCGTCGGGCAGATCGGGCTGCGCAAGGGCGGCTCCGAGGCGGTGATCACGGCCAGCCGGCACCTGGTCGACGGACACGCGGCGCTCGACACCACCTGCCGCGCGATCGCCCCGCTGCTGAACATCACGCTGCCCGACGAGGCGAGCCCCCAGCAGCGGGGCTTCGTGCGGCAGCTGGACGGGGAGAGCGGCAGGCGGTTCGACACCGACTTCGCCAACATCCTGCGGATGACGCACGGTTCCATCTTCAACACGGTGGCGAAGATCCGGTCCACCACGAAGAACTCGCTGGTGCGGGCCCTGGCCGACCAGGCCAACGACACCGTGCTGGACCACATCTCCATGATGGAGAAGACGGGCCTGGTGGACTTCGACCGGACCCTGTTCCAGCAGACCACCTCGCCCAAGCTGCCCGACTCCGACCTGACCCCGCCGCCCCCGGCCGCCGGCCGGCCGGAGGTGGTCCTCACCCCGCCGCCGTCGGCCACCTCCACCCCGGTGGACATCGACGCCCTCGCGGGCGGCGGCACCGGGGCGGGACCGAGCCCGGCCCCGCCGGCCGGCTAG